The window ATCCAAACTGGAGAAAGCTGATGTGCTTGAGATAACAGTTCAACACATGGATAACCTTCAGAGAGGCAATGGAACAGGTTAGACTTTTTTTTCCCATAGACCACATGCCATTTAAGAAAACCATTTATTAGGTACACTTGAGTATAGGCAAATTTACCTAAAGTTAAAAGGTCAGCGCTCTGTTTTTCTATGTATCATCTTGCTTTGATTTTCAGCCAGTAGTAGTCATGGACCAGGCAGTGGGTTTGAGTCTCGACAAAGATACAGCACTGGCTATATACAGTGCATGCATGAGGTGCACAACCTGCTCTTGAGCTGCCCCGGCATGGACAAATCTTTGGGTGCATGTCTGCTCAACCATTTGCTGAAGTCTCTGCCCCATATCAGCGCTGAGGCCAACACGTGTTCAACTGGTACCTCCAGCTCTCTTCCATTATCCCCGACTCACTCCCCTCTGAACCTGCCCTCCTTACAGAACCACCCTCTCCACCTGCACACTCCTTCCTCCCCTCCACCACCTTCTTCACCCTCCAGCCCTTCCGACTCGCCCAGAATTCCACTTGTCAGAGAGAGAAGTTACTCTGTACCCCAAGAACTGCCCTCTCCCCCGAGGTCTCCTTCTCCTACAGCACAATCAGCCCTCCCCCCCTTCTTTCTGGGGGGCGATCCCTCCATGTGGAGGCCctggtgaatgaatgaatcccAGCCCCCTTTTGCCCTCCTCTTGCCCTTCCTGGCCCGCCCTTCCATACTTAATAGTTTCCATTACACTTGATCTCTCGGGAGGTTGGAGTGGTTTCCACTCAGAGGGGGCTAAAACTTGATATTGGGTTACACAGTCCCCAGGGGGTTTGTTGTATCATTTGAAGTACTGTAGTGCATGCCTGGATGATTATACTATTTCATGCTTTGAGGGTTTGAACACAAATGTGTAATAACAGCAAAGTTTCCCTCATTGACTGAAATTTAGATATAGTATGTTGACTATTCTGCATCTAGAGGAATTGCAGTCTTTGCCATTTTTCATACAATTATTTAGTATAAGAGTATTTTACTTAGgtgtatttttgtgcattttatataatgtttgcATTGTTCTTATAGTTGAGTTGtagaaatgatttttttgtaccGGCAGTAAAagctttttcttttatcttAAATGCAAAACTCTATAATCTGTGGACTAATGGTTGCTGTTAAAGGGTGGAATGGAGGAGACGAACATTTGTGAAATAATACTCCATCCTTGTATATTACAAGAAAAGAGGAGTCAGTAGTACCTCATATTGAAGCAGTTAAACAGAACTGTGTATTGATTTTACACCgataaacatttgaatatgattatgttgttaataaatcgtattaaaggttatttaaaaataaagttctgTTCACCGTTCTTTCTCTTTTATGGATTTGTAAATTATCAAGTAATTTTTACACATTGAATCGGTATCATTCCTGCACTCACATATAAGTAACTATTACAGGTTTCTTTCTACAGTTAACTAACCTTCCATTGTAAGAGACACTGAAAGAAGCTGCACAAgccctttattttaaatagatcgtataacttaaacatttttttaaatcacaatgtCCTTCAGTTCTTAAATCAATAATTTGGCCTTTATTATTTTTCCACATATATTTAACAGAGTAGCCAACAAAGAAAATCATCTTGTAAATGACAAATCAATACTTAATATCTTGTTGTTTTCCTCAAAGGAGAATTATATGCATCAGAAAGAGAGATGAAAGCAGTCCAAGAATAACAAAAAGTCAAAGAATGTTTGTGTAACTACATTTTGACCAAAGCCAGTAATGTTTGTTCCATCGTCTAAATAAATATGCTATTGCTAAAATAACCTCTAGATGGCAGTGTTCGCGTggaataatattttattctcGCATGGCACGTTTAGGTTAATGGGATATTACCATAGTCGAAAAATATACAATGGTAgtgaaaagtgccccagaactgtttgctgtcctacattattataataatatatattatacaatcTGATAAAATTAAACTTTGACAGTCGGCCGATAATGATCCTCAGGGGATCACAGACACAACTTATTTTAAACGAGGGGCCTGTTAGTCGTACCTCGCGAATTCAGTTAatttagctggatttgattggtGACGATTTCGCATGATCTTGGATGGTTCGGTTCTTCGACGCTTATCCTGGACTTGTTGTCTTAGCAACAGGCCCATAAGCTAAAACTAACTTAGCTTTTgcttttagaaaaatatttatagaaatataatatatttacaacaaTTAAAAATTTTCTTTGCTGTGAAAAGGTGAGgataaatcaaatatatattttttcttgtgaATGAGATATTTATTTGCCATATAAATTAGTTGGACCTTCATAAAAAAtggattttataaaaatgcagttATGTGTCCGTCCTAGCATTTAAATCTGTTGCATTTCAGATTGAAGACCCTAGCTTAATTGTAACACTGTTTTTTCTAcccataaatattatttatgggAACTAAAGAATATGGAGTCATGATCATGTCAATGCGTTTGTGTCTTGATTTGTCATGGACATCATAGGCTTCTGAGGcctctgtttattttcagaaaatatattATGATCTTTGCAGGTAATATTAGTTGTAATATTAGTAATTGACTGAttaaatctcttagatggtgcgTGACCTAATGTGCACAGTATCACCAGCGCTGAAGCAAAATGACCTGAATCTGCATGAGTCAACAATCTTCACTCACATTTATAATGGGATTGTGTTTGAAGACACTATTCCCTGACCCAAACCTGTTACACtgcagctctagccaggacaggatcatgaaatgacCTCTGGGCAACTGATAGGAATaagagttccctttctgtcggtctctcgacgttgtgtcgagaacgacagatggggttcgcccttgagaaccaatcaactctgactactatagaaaaggccaatgaaatttgccgaatgaaatttgcatgccggtctccgcccccggatgtcctgtataaaatgaatgcagcattcatttaccttttgttcttcagaaccTTCGCATATGACTACGAACGGAACatatttcacgagttcacctacacagataatagagtagtttgagggtatgcgtatttggcgtgctgtcggggagagggctccgagctcgttcattcttccgagctcagagcactcccccctgtccggggtgagggctccgaatccggcattagcctgaacccggaacactccccccCCCCCTTTGTGTCCTGCTGGAGACGAGGGGCTCCAGGTGAGGAGCCGGGGTGGTGGTGGGATGcttgagactgaagagagagtgaaggtaagacgtcttgactatttatagagacactctctctctctctctttgaagtgataggttgattgttgagattgctgacagccgaccagccgagttaattatctgctcctgctcctcccgaacttagtttagtaaaacaccatttcacgagttcacctacacagataatagagtagtttgagggtatgcgtatttggcgtgctgtcggggagagggctccgagctcgttcattcttccgagctcagagcactcccccctgtccggggtgagggctccgaatccggcattagcctgaacccggaacactccccccCAAGAGATGCAACCGATGCAAGACAGCAGCCGCATATGCACACCCCCCAAAAACGAGGCTGGTATTGGCTGCTGGTGACCAGGCCTTGCTTGGTATGAAAGCCGATATTGTGGAGTCTTGAAGAGACTTCAGGTGTTACTGAAGCGGGGAATTTGAGGTTTCCTGGAGAAAGATGCCGGCTGATCGGAGGGATGAAAGAAGCAAGGGATGTAGATTGAGGCATGGGCCCTTGGGGGGCGGTCTCTGCTGCGATGTAAGagagtgatgtctgctgctaCGGGACATTGATGGAGGCGCGGGCCCTGTGGGCTCTAAGTGAAatatgtctgctgctgcagaaataGATGTATGCACGGGGCCTTGTGAGGTCGCTGCTGTGATGCTGGCCTCTCAgggagtgatgtctgctgctgtaGGACGTAGCTGAAAGCACGGGCCCTTGTGggtggtcgctgctgcgatgctgtcCTCTAAGTTAATGGTGATTGCTGCTGAAGGGCGTAGATGAGGCACGGACCCTtgtggggcggtcgctgctgcgatgctggcctctaggGGAGTGGTGTCTGCTGCTGTGGAAcgtagatggaggcacgggccctggtGGGGCGATTGCTGCCGCGATGCGGGCCTCTGAGTGGATGATGTCTAATGCTGTAGACCAtggatggaggcacgggcccttgtgggCGACCGCTGCTGCGAAGCTGCCCTCTAAAGGAGTTGTGCCTGCTGTAGGACGTAGATGGAGGCACTGGCCCTTGTGGGCGGTCGCCGCTGCAATGCTGGCCTCTGTGTGTAGGATGCCTGCTGCTGCAGCACGTAGATGGAGGCACAGGCCCTGGTGGGGCGATTGCTGCCGCGATTCTGGCCTCGAAGTGAATGATGCCTGTTGCTGCTGAACATAGATGGAGGCGCGGGCCTTTGTGGGGcgatcgctgctgcgatgcGGGGCCTCTGAGTGAATGATGTCTAATGCTGTAGACcatagatggaggcacgggcccttgtgggCGGTCGCttctgcgatgctggcctctgtgtgtaggatgcctgctgctgcagaaacatagatggaggcacgggcccttgaggggcgttcgctgctgcgatgctggcctatGTGTTTGTaggatgtctgctgct of the Triplophysa dalaica isolate WHDGS20190420 chromosome 1, ASM1584641v1, whole genome shotgun sequence genome contains:
- the her8a gene encoding hairy-related 8a → MTASSIGNGPEKNFNAKEERKLRKPLIEKKRRERINSSLEQLKGIMVDAYNLDQSKLEKADVLEITVQHMDNLQRGNGTASSSHGPGSGFESRQRYSTGYIQCMHEVHNLLLSCPGMDKSLGACLLNHLLKSLPHISAEANTCSTGTSSSLPLSPTHSPLNLPSLQNHPLHLHTPSSPPPPSSPSSPSDSPRIPLVRERSYSVPQELPSPPRSPSPTAQSALPPFFLGGDPSMWRPW